A window of the Cicer arietinum cultivar CDC Frontier isolate Library 1 chromosome 6, Cicar.CDCFrontier_v2.0, whole genome shotgun sequence genome harbors these coding sequences:
- the LOC101501719 gene encoding auxin-responsive protein SAUR64-like: protein MLSAKRLIEMAKKWQNMVIGKRKRISYPRHEVDTNSSAVIKGHFVVYSVDHKRFVVHLKYLSTKVFRELFQWSEEVFGLPTKGPIMLPCDSVFLEYAISLVQERIDDDVEKALITFMYACHNEASSSCHDLKQKNQQIIIYGF from the coding sequence ATGCTAAGTGCAAAAAGGCTAATAGAAATGGCAAAAAAGTGGCAAAATATGGTTATTGGAAAACGCAAAAGGATCTCATACCCAAGACATGAAGTGGATACAAATTCTTCAGCTGTGATCAAGGGTCACTTTGTTGTCTACAGCGTCGACCATAAGCGATTTGTAGTACATCTAAAATATCTTAGCACGAAAGTATTCAGAGAACTTTTTCAATGGTCTGAGGAAGTATTCGGATTACCAACAAAAGGACCTATTATGTTACCGTGTGATAGTGTTTTCTTGGAGTATGCAATCTCGTTGGTTCAAGAACGGATCGATGATGATGTTGAGAAGGCTTTGATCACTTTCATGTATGCTTGTCACAACGAGGCATCATCTTCTTGTCATGATCTTAAGCaaaaaaaccaacaaataattatatatggcTTTTGA